In the Agrococcus sp. Marseille-Q4369 genome, one interval contains:
- the ruvC gene encoding crossover junction endodeoxyribonuclease RuvC, giving the protein MRPGAVRVLGVDPGLTRCGVGVVDVERRTPTLVHVEVVRSSADEAIEQRLLRIARGVEAAIEEHRPDAIALERVFAQANLRSVMGVAQISGVVLRAAAERGIPISLLTPTEVKASVTGYGAADKRQVGEMVRRLLRLDAAPKPADAADALAIAIAEGWRTRVPASGMPSGSATPAQRAWAAAEARARR; this is encoded by the coding sequence GTGCGCCCCGGCGCCGTGCGCGTGCTCGGGGTCGATCCCGGCCTGACGCGCTGCGGCGTGGGCGTCGTCGACGTCGAGCGGCGCACGCCGACGCTCGTGCACGTCGAGGTCGTGCGCTCGAGCGCCGACGAGGCGATCGAGCAGCGGCTGCTGCGCATCGCGCGCGGCGTCGAGGCGGCGATCGAGGAGCACCGCCCCGATGCGATCGCGCTCGAGCGGGTGTTCGCGCAGGCGAACCTCCGCAGCGTCATGGGCGTCGCGCAGATCTCGGGCGTCGTGCTCCGCGCGGCCGCCGAGCGCGGCATCCCCATCTCGCTGCTCACGCCGACCGAGGTGAAGGCCTCCGTCACGGGCTACGGCGCGGCCGACAAGCGTCAGGTGGGGGAGATGGTGCGCCGGCTGCTGCGGCTCGACGCCGCCCCGAAGCCGGCGGACGCGGCGGATGCGCTCGCGATCGCGATCGCGGAGGGCTGGCGCACGCGCGTGCCTGCGAGCGGGATGCCGAGCGGCTCGGCGACGCCGGCGCAGCGCGCGTGGGCCGCTGCCGAGGCGCGCGCTCGTCGCTAG
- a CDS encoding YebC/PmpR family DNA-binding transcriptional regulator — protein MSGHSKWATTKHKKAVIDARRAKSFAKLIKNIEVAAKIGGADLSGNPTLVDAVQKAKKTSVPNDNIDRAIKRGAGLTGESVEYTTIMYEGYASGGVALMIECLTDNKNRAAAEVRVAMSRNGGTMADPGSVAYNFTRKGVVSIEKTDGVDEDAILEAVLDAGAEEVVDQGGGFEVLSEPSDLVQVRTALQDAGIDYDSAEAEFVPNLKVEVDLETARKVLRLVDALDELDDVQSIYANYDIPAEVQAQLDEEE, from the coding sequence ATGTCCGGACACTCCAAGTGGGCCACGACCAAGCACAAGAAGGCCGTCATCGACGCCCGGCGCGCGAAGTCGTTCGCGAAGCTCATCAAGAACATCGAGGTCGCCGCGAAGATCGGCGGCGCCGACCTCTCGGGCAACCCGACGCTCGTCGACGCCGTGCAGAAGGCGAAGAAGACGAGCGTCCCGAACGACAACATCGACCGCGCGATCAAGCGCGGCGCGGGCCTCACGGGCGAGTCGGTCGAGTACACGACCATCATGTACGAGGGCTACGCGAGCGGCGGCGTCGCGCTCATGATCGAGTGCCTCACCGACAACAAGAACCGCGCTGCCGCCGAGGTGCGCGTCGCGATGAGCCGCAACGGCGGCACGATGGCCGACCCGGGATCCGTCGCCTACAACTTCACCCGCAAGGGCGTCGTCTCGATCGAGAAGACCGACGGCGTCGACGAGGATGCGATCCTCGAGGCCGTGCTCGACGCGGGCGCCGAGGAGGTCGTCGACCAGGGCGGCGGCTTCGAGGTGCTCTCCGAGCCGAGCGACCTCGTGCAGGTGCGCACGGCGCTGCAGGACGCGGGCATCGACTACGACTCTGCCGAGGCCGAGTTCGTGCCGAACCTCAAGGTCGAGGTCGACCTCGAGACGGCGCGGAAGGTGCTGCGGCTCGTCGACGCGCTCGACGAGCTCGACGACGTGCAGAGCATCTACGCCAACTACGACATCCCGGCCGAGGTGCAGGCGCAGCTCGACGAGGAGGAGTAG